The DNA region GCCATGGCGAGCGGGTGTTCGCCCTATTCGAGCAGCTTGCCGAGGGCAAGCTGGCTCAGCTCTATCGCACGCCGTCGGGCGCGCGCTCGTTGCCCGTGTTCGTCACCGGCTACCCGGTCGAGGTATCCCCGCTGGCCCGCAGGTCCGATTCGGATGACCGTTTCACCGATCGCTTCGAGCTCTACGTCGACGGCAACGAAATCGCCAACGCCTTCAGCGAGCTGAACGACCCCGAGGAGCAAGCCGATCGCTTCCTGGCCCAGGTCGAAAACCGAAAACGCGGCGACGAGGAGGCCATGGACTTCGATGCCGATTACATCCGCGCCCTGCGCCACGGCATGCCCCCGACCGCCGGCTGGGGCATGGGTGTCGACCGGTTCGTGATGACGCTGTGCGGCCAGCCTTCCATCCGCGACGTGCTGCTCTTTCCGCTTCTCAAACCGGAGCCCAGGTGAAGCCGCGCGACCGACCCAGCGGGCGCAGCGTCTCGCTGGGTGTACTGCTCGCGCTACCCCTGCTGGCCGAGCTCGCGCTTGCCCTCACGCCCGAGCGAGCCTGGGCATGGGCTTCGGGCAGCCAGGGCTCGCTATGGACGCTGCGGGTGGCGGCCGTGCTCTGGCCGGTCGCGCTGTCAGCCCTGGCAGCTTGGGCGCTCAAGCAGGCACGGGAGCTGAAACGAGGAGCGCCAGGGAGGGCCCGCCTGCTGCTTGGATCCGTCGCGTACCTGACCCACGCAGCGAGTTTGGCTGCCGCGGCAATCCTGATCGCAGCGAGCGACCCGGATCGGCTCCCCGAAATCGGACCGCTGGCATGGTCATCACCGGAGCGCTGGTGGGTTTGGGGGGCGGCAACGTTGGCGGCGGTCAGTGGGAGCGCCGCGTTGGGCAGCTCCCTCGCCTGCTGGTTTCTGATCCGGCGGGCGGCGAGGCGCCGGATCTGGCTGGTGCTCGACCTGGCGCTCCTGGGCGCGACCGTGCTGGCGCTGCTGAGCCTGCCTTCCAAGGTGCCCCCGAACGAGCCCGAAGCCCTGGCCCTTGCCCTGGTGCGACACCTCGTGACGACCCTTGCCGTGGTTCGGCTCGCCCTGCGGGCCGTGCCCTTCTGCCTCGATTTGGTAGAACGGATCAGCTTCCAATCCCTGGTCGCTGCCAGACACCTGCGCGCCAAGAAAAGCGGCTTCCTCGCGGCTATCAGCCTGCTATCCGTGCTCGCCGTCAGCGTCTCGTCATGCGCCCTGACAACCACGCTTTCCGTAATGGGCGGTTTTCGGAACGACCTGAAGCGAAAGATCCTCGGTCATCATGCCCACGTCGTCGTGGACGTCGAGCACGGGACATTCGAAGGCTGGCAGCCTCTGCTGCAGCGGATGCGTACGTTGCCGGACGTGGCCGGCGCGTCGCCCTACGTCAGCGGCGAGGTGATGCTGTCGAGCGCCTCGAATCTGGCGACTGCTGTCCTGAGGGGAATCGACCCGGCTCGCATCGGGGAGGTTAGCGACCTGACGGATGATCTCACAGCCGGCAAGCTTTCGTACCTGACCAACCCCGAACGCCTGCTCGATCTGCCTCCCGACGAGTACCGCGGCGGCAGCCTGGCGTTGCGTCTGCGCGAGCTCAGGCGCCAAGGCAGGCGCAGCCAAGGCGAGCCCGATGCAGCGCCCGAGTCGGCGACCCAACCGCCAAGCGAGCCTGGATCCGCAGCGTCCGAAAGCCAGGACGGCCGGAATAGCCCGCAGCCCGTCGCGATGGCAGCGCCCGAGCGGCCGCAAGAGTCCCCTGCGTCCGAGGCTCGCAACGGACCGGCCGAAAACGAAAAGGGCACGAAGGCAGGCTCGGCTTTGGAGCGCGCCACCG from Pseudomonadota bacterium includes:
- a CDS encoding FtsX-like permease family protein — translated: MKPRDRPSGRSVSLGVLLALPLLAELALALTPERAWAWASGSQGSLWTLRVAAVLWPVALSALAAWALKQARELKRGAPGRARLLLGSVAYLTHAASLAAAAILIAASDPDRLPEIGPLAWSSPERWWVWGAATLAAVSGSAALGSSLACWFLIRRAARRRIWLVLDLALLGATVLALLSLPSKVPPNEPEALALALVRHLVTTLAVVRLALRAVPFCLDLVERISFQSLVAARHLRAKKSGFLAAISLLSVLAVSVSSCALTTTLSVMGGFRNDLKRKILGHHAHVVVDVEHGTFEGWQPLLQRMRTLPDVAGASPYVSGEVMLSSASNLATAVLRGIDPARIGEVSDLTDDLTAGKLSYLTNPERLLDLPPDEYRGGSLALRLRELRRQGRRSQGEPDAAPESATQPPSEPGSAASESQDGRNSPQPVAMAAPERPQESPASEARNGPAENEKGTKAGSALERATANASPGILVGQELARSLRLYVGDEVNVVAPLGSLGPSGPMPKSRPFRVAAIFYTGMYEYDMKYTYVMLPVAQRFLATGGAISGVEVKARNVDRAPETAERIRRAIARPSLRVRDWQELNKRLFGALALEKLAMFVALGIAILVASFCIAGTLTLMVQEKGREVAILKALGTSRRSTLGVFLIEGALIGLFGAAIGMFLGYMVCFGAENLGIRMNPEVYYIDRLPIHTDAMEFAAVGVASVAVCLLVTIYPALLASRLRP